In Desulfovibrio porci, the sequence TTTTGCCGAAGGCGATACCCTGAGCGACATTGAGGTGTTGATTGGCTCTCAATATGGAGATTCGCTGGGTGGCTACGCGAAATCCGAGACCATTTTCGCTGGCGCGGGCAATGACACTATTCGCGGCAGCGCCGGCGCGGATTATATTGACGGCGGCACGGGTGAAGACTTGGTAAGTTACATCGCTTCCACTTCCGCCGTGAACGTCAACTTGAGCACCGGAACGGGATGGTACGGTGACGCGCAGGGCGACACTCTTGTTTCCATAGAGCATATCATCGGAACATACTATAATGATACGCTTGTCGGCAATGCCGACGCCAATGGGCTTGTTGGTGGAGTGGGAAATGACAGTCTGGCCGGAGGCGATGGCGACGACATCCTTGAGGGCGGCGCGGGCGCGGACACGCTGGACGGCGGGGAAGGCACGGACATCGCCGACTACAGCCGTTCAACAGCGGGCGTCACCATCAATCTGAGCACCGGAACGGGAAGGGGTGGTGACGCGCAGGGCGACCGTCTCATCTCCATCGAAGGAATCATTGGTTCGGACTACAATGACAGTTTTATAGCCGGGTTGAGCGCGGCATCCTTTGCCGGCGGGCTCGGGGTCGACACGCTTTCCTATGCCCTTTCCGACTCGGGCGTGCGCGTGGATCTTGAGGCCGGCACGGGCAGTGGCGGCTACGCCGAAGGAGATACGCTGAGCGGCATTGAACAACTCATCGGTTCGGCGTTTAACGACACCTTACTTGGTTCGGTAGCCGACGAACTCTTTGACGGCGGCGACGGCGCGGACAGCATAGACGGCCGGGGCGGCGCAGATACGGTATCCTACGCGGGCGCTACGGGCGCGGTGAATGTGGATCTGCTCAGCGGCATCGGCCGTGGCAATATCGCCGAGGGCGATCGGTTGAGCAACATTGAGGCTGTGACAGGCTCCCGGTACAATGACACTCTCGCAGCTTCCGACGCCGGCTCGACCCTTATGGGCGGTGGGGGCAATAACCTCTACATAGCCGGAGCCGGAGCGGACGAGATCAATGATTCCTCCGGGGTGGACACTGTCGACTACTCCCGTTCCACGTCGGCCGTAAATGTCAACCTGGCCACAAATACGAGCCAGGGCGGTTTCGCCGAGGGCGACAGGTTCCTCAACATGGAAGCGGTGACCGGTTCCAATTACAATGATACGTTGGCCGGGGGTTCCGGGACTACCCTTTCCGGTGGCGCGGGTGACGACCTGCTTATCCAGACCGGGCTTGGAGCGATGAAGTTTGACGGCGGCGATGGCGTTGACACCGTGGACTTCTCGGCCTTGGGCAAGGTCTATGTCAATGTTGGCGCGGGCACGGCCCAGGTGTGGGGAACTGGCTCCGCCAAGTATACAGACGCGCTCAATTCCGTTGAATGCATGATCGGCACGGCCGGCATCGACACCGTCGACTTCAACTCGTCTGCGACGGGCGTGGATATTGATCTGGGTGGCGGTCAGCTGCGCAATTTCGAGGTGGTGTACGGCTCCACCCACGATGACACGATCATCGGCAGCGCCGCCAATGAGCAAATCCTCGGCAGCCTGGGGGCCGACTTCCTGAACGGCGGCGCGGGCACGGATACTTTGAGTTACGCGAGCTCAACCACCGGGGTGACCGTCAACCTGGCCACCGGCACAGGCTTGGGCGGCTTTGCCGAGGGTGACACCATCAATGGCTTTGAACATGTTATCGGCAGCAGCTATGGCGATCTTCTTATCAGTGGCGCGGCGGCGGAAACTCTGGATGGAGCCGGCGGCAAGGACACGGTTGACTACAGCGCTTCCACGTCGGCCGTAAATATCAACCTGGCCACAAATACGAGCCAGGGCGGTTTCGCCGAGGGCGACAGGTTCCTCAACATGGAAGCGGTGACCGGTTCCAATTATAATGATACGTTGGCCGGGGGTTCCGGGACTACCCTTTCCGGTGGCGCGGGTGACGACCTGCTTATCCAGACCGGGCTTGGAGCGATGAAGTTTGATGGCGGCGATGGCGTTGACACCGTGGACTTCTCGGCCTTGGGCAAGGTCTATGTCAATGTTGGCGCGGGCACGGCCCAGGTGTGGGGAACTGGCTCCGCCAAGTATACAGACGCGCTCAATTCCGTTGAATGCATGATCGGCACGGCCGGCATCGACACCGTCGACTTCAACTCGTCTGCGACGGGCGTGGATATTGATCTGGGTGGCGGTCAGCTGCGCAATTTCGAGGTGGTGTACGGCTCCACCCACGATGACACGATCATCGGCAGCGCCGCCAATGAGCAAATCCTCGGCAGCCTGGGGGCCGACTTCCTGAACGGCGGCGCGGGCACGGATACTTTGAGTTACGCGAGCTCAACCACCGGGGTGACCGTCAACCTGGCCACCGGCACAGGCTCGGGCGGCTTTGCCGAGGGTGACACCATCAACGGCTTTGAACATGTTATCGGCAGCCAGTACAACGACACGCTGGCAGGCGGCGCGAGTTCGGAAACCTTGGAAGGAGGCAACGGCAACGATTTGTTCATGGGCAGCGCCGGAGCGGACGACCTGAATGGCGGCAACGGCATCGACACAGTCGACTACAGCGCTTCCACCGAGGCCGTAAATGTCAACCTGGCCACAAATACAAACCATGGCGGTTTTGCCGAAGGCGACACCCTGTATTACATTGAAGCGGTGACCGGCTCGGCCTACAATGATACCCTGACGGGCGGCGGGGCCGTGATGCTTTCCGGCGGCGCGGGTGATGACATGGTGGTCAGAGCGGCCGGGGTCGGGGCCAGCCTGAGCGGTGGCGAAGGCCAGGATACGCTTGACTACTCGGCGTTCTCAAGCAGAGTCAGCCTCAATCTCTCCATCGGCACGGCTTACGTTTATTACAGCAACACGTCGAACCAATATTATCTAGACACCATCAGTTCTTTTGAGGGCGTGATCGGCACCTCCGGCAATGACACCATCACCGGCAGCACGGGCGATGACGTGATCAACGCCAGAGCCGGCAACGATATTCTCAACGGCGGGGCTGGCAACGACACGCTCATCGGCGGTGTGGGCTATGACACGCTTACCGGCGGCGCGGGACAGGACGTCTTCGCCTTTATGGGTACCAACCCAGGTAACGACGTCATTACGGACTTCAATGCTGCCGAGGGCGATGTTCTGGCAATTCAGACGCAGAACGGCATCATTTCCATGGGCTATATTGATAACGCAAGCCTGGGCACCGGCAGTTTCACGGACAACAACGTCCTTGTCTTTGAAAACGGGAGCAACACCTATGTCTATGCCGATATGAACGGCGACGGCAACTACACCGCCTCCACAGACTTGGCAGTCACGCTGGCAGGCGTGCAGGAGATTACAGTTGATAATATTCTCTATTATAGCGGGTTATAACTTGTAATACGGTATTTCGAACGCTAATTCACAAGGGCTGCGTCAACGATGGCGCAGCCCTTATCTTAGATAGTGTCTACACGAATTCAAGTTAACACCGTTAACCATATCGCTATACAGCGGATTTGTACGGCAGCCTTAGCAGATGCGGCTCCAATAAGGCCCATGCTGCATCTGAGATTGCATGGCGGCGTTGAGGATTCATCATAAGCACATCCTTTAGACGCTATCTAGGTTCAGGACTCATTAATTGTCAAAAAGTTTGTAAAAGAGTACTCATAGTGTGCCAAGAGGTGAGCTATGAGTACTCTCTTTTATCTTTCCCGTGCCCAGCTTGATCGGATCAAGCCATATTTTCCTTTGTCCCATGGCATTCCGCGTGTTGACGATTTGCGGATACTCAGTGGAATCATTTACGTCATAAAACATGGACTTCAGTGGAAAGACGCACCTCGCGAGTACGGGCCACATAAAACCTTGTATAACAGGTTCATACGCTGGAGCAGACTTGGCGTTTTCAACAAAATATTTATGGAGCTTGTTGAAAAACAAGGGGATACAGAGTGGCTAATGATTGATGCCACCCACCTTAAAGCCCATCGTACGGCAGCAAGCTTGCTTAAAAAAGGGCTCTTTCCCGCTGTATCGGACGCACAAAAGGCGGACTGAACTCCAAACTTCACGCTGTTTGCAATGGCGAGGGCAAGCCAATCCTCCTTTTGTTGTCTCCCGGCCAGACAAGTGACTACAAGGGAACTGCGCAATTGTTGAGCGCCTTCCCCAAGGCCAAGGAACTCCTTGCTGACCGAGGATATGATGCCGATTGGTTCCGCAATGCCTTGCTCGAAAGAGGCATCACGCCTTGCATCCCTTCCCGGAAAACCCGAAAAGTAGCTATTGCCTACGACAAAGATCTGTATAAACAACGCCACAAAATTGAAAACATGTTTGGTAGAATCAAAGACTGACGACGTATTGCAATGCGCTATGATCGATGTGCCCACACATTTTTCTCGGCTATATGCATCGCAGCCGTTGTTATCTTCTATCTCAATTAATGAGTCCTGAGCCTAAGTAAAGAGGAAATTATGGGGTATCATTCTGAAGTGAGCCTGGCCCTGTGCCTGTTGACCATCCGGCGCACGCTTCGTATTCTTCCGCAAAGGAGGTCGCCATGTCGCTGACCTGGGAAGAACTCGTCAAAACAGCCATGGAGAATCAGCATCTCATCCTTGAGCAGGAGCTGAAAAAAGGCGTGCCGCTGAACTACCTTGACGACAAGGGGCAGTACGTCTTGCGCTATCCTGACGGGCATATGGAAACAGCCAGCCTGCCGGAAATCCGGCAAGCGGGATGATGCATGTCCAAGCTGCTGTGCATCTGCGGCCCCAACGGCGCGGGCAAAAGCACGTTCTCCCGCGCTCTGGTCATACGGGAAAACCTCTTGGTCATTGACCCGGACAAACTTGCCGCGGAAGGGCTTTCGCCCATCGCCGCCGGAAAAGCCGCCGCCCGTATGGCCCGCCTGTTTCTCAGGAGGGCGTTTCTTTTGCGCGCGAATCCACGCTGACGTCATATTTTGACTTCGTCCTGATGGATGAAGCCAGACAGCACGGGTATGAAGTGGAGCTTGTCTATATACGCCTGACGTCCTCCGCGCTGGCTTTGGAGCGTGTTGCCTGTGGCCCGTGGCGGGCATGACGTTCCGCCTCAGGATGTGATACGGCGCTTTTCACGAAGCCTCGAAAACCTGCCCAAGGCTGTAAACTTGGCCGACAGGGTAACGATTCTGGACAATTCCTCCGGAAAATACACCAAATCCGAATAAGTTACGCACATACCATGTGAAGAGCCCGGTTCCCCTTGAGGAGCCGGGCTCTTCACATTTGGGAGATCATTATGACCACGCTGATCAATGAATTGAAATCTCTTCAGCCCGCCGAGCTGGACGCCGGCCAGGTCTTCAGCGGCAAGCCCTCCGGCACTCTGGTCAAAGGCTATGCCCAGCCCTCGGCCTACACTCCGGCCATTGACCCTTCCTATATTTTCCACGAGTCCAGCCGGGACGTGATCGTCTGGCTTCTCGGTCCGCAGGAACCGCTCTACGTCTTCGGCCCCACAGGCTGCGGCAAGACCTCCTGTATCAAGCAACTGGCGGCCCGGATTAATTATCCCGTTTTTGAAGTGACCGGCCACGGCGGACAAAAATTTGCGTTCAAGGGCGATCCTGTCGGTCAGGCCGTACAGGGAATAATCTCCGGTCCGCAATGCGCCTCCCTCCACTACGGCTTCGGCATAGCGCGATGCGGCGAAGGCATAGGGCGCTTGTTCGCGGCTGCCCTGGAAAATTCGCATTAGACGGAGCGTGATTCCCCATAAAAGCAAAATCCGCCAAGGTGTTGCGAACCTCGGCGGACTTTGGCGGAACGTGTGTTGGTGGGCCCACCAGGACTTGAACCTGGGACCTGCCGGTTATGAGCCGGAGGCTCTACCAACTGAGCTATAGGCCCAAGAGCTTTCATATAGCCGGAAGCGGGCGCGCCGGTCAAGACGATCCGGCCTGATCCGGAGAACTCCAAAAAACCGGACGGTCAGGTCGCCGCTTCCCGGCCGCGCCTTACATGGCGTGGCCGGTTTCCAGCAGTGAGATCTGCTCGTCCATGGCTTTTTTCAGCGGCGCGGGCAGGCCCATGATTTCCACATTGAGGAAGCCGCGCACGATGGTGGAGGCCGCTTCATCCTCGTCCAGGCCGCGCGCCATGAGGTATTCGATTTCCTCCTGGGCGATCTTGCCCACAGCGGCCTCGTGCGAAAGCTCCACCCCGTCCTGATTGCTGTTCAGCTCCGGGATGGCGTGGATGCGCCCGCCGCCCATGATCAGGCCTTTGCACTCCAGATGCCCTTTGGCCGGGGCCGCCGCCGCGCCGATGTAGCCCCGGTTGATCACCGTGCCGCCCGTGGTCAGCACGCGCGAGATGACTTCGCCGCGCGTGTCCGGGGCGTTGAGTTCAATGCGGTTGCCGCAATCCACGTACGATCCCGAGGGGGCCACGATGACCGAATTGAAGCGGGCCACCGCGCCGGAACCGGCCAGCTCCATGAGCGGATACATCTGCAGGTCGCCCACGGGCTTGAGCAGGATGTAATTGTTCTGGAACACGCCTCCGGCTTCCACCCGTCCGGCGGAGCGCGGCCGCACCGTGGTGCTCTCGCCCCAGTTGTGGATCATGGTGAAGGTCAGCTTGCCGCCCTTTTCCACATAGTATTCGGTGATGCCCAGATGGGCGGAGTCGCGCGCCTCGTGCGCCGTGGCGCAACCGCCCAGAATGTGCAGTTCCGCGCCTTCCTCCACCACCACGATATTGTGGATGCTCTGGCCTGCGCCGTGCCCCTTGATGAACATACAGGACTGCACGGGCTCGCTCAGTTTGACGCCCTTGCGCGCCCGCACGAAATAGCCTCCGTTCAGGTGCTCGTGCGCCATGCGGGTAAAGTCGTCCTTGTCCGGATCGAGCAGTTGCCAGTAATATTGCGGCAGGCCGTCATATTTTTTGAGGGCCGCGCGGATGTCCATGAGATCCAGGCCTTCCTGGCGGGTTTCGCAGTGCACGCCCGCGTGGTTGAGCTGCATGAACGCGCCGCTGACCTGGCGGTCGTTGACGTCAATGCCTGCCAGCACCAGACGTTCGCGGTCCTCGGCGGGCAGGCGGGTCAGGTCGTCGATGGGCGCGGCGTTTTCGCCGCCGCTGAAGGAAAAGCGGGAAAGATCCACAGTGCTCATAGCAGGGGCGCCTCCGCGATTTTGCCGTACATGTCCCCGGCCAGGCAGCGCAGGCATTCCTGGTAGCCGTGGTTGGCGATGTGATCGAGAATTTCGCGCGGCCGGGCCTCACAGCAGAGTTTGCCGTGGTACATGACCTGGCCCCGGTGCGCGTTGACATATTCCAGAATGTGGCCGGTGTGGGTGATGATCAGCCCGCTGGTGGAGCGCCGTCGCTCCCGCTCGCGCAGGGTGGCGCTGCACGCGCTGGGCACGCCGTCCAGCAATTGGCGCACGGTTTTGCCCACCAGAGCCATGTTTTCCAGGTCCACGCCGGATTCCGGCTCGTCGAAGAGCAGGAGGTCCGGCCGCTGGGCCATGAGCTGCAGGAGTTCCGAGCGCTTGATCTCGCCGCCGGAGAAACCCGCGTTGACGTCGCGGTCCAGAAACTGGTCGAAGTGCACCGTGCGGGCCATGGCCGGAATATCCATCTCCCGTCCCCGGCCGCAAAGCTCCACCAGTTTGCCCGTGGGCAGGCCGTGGATGGTGGGCGGGCGCTGGAAGGACATGCCGATGCCCAGGCGGGCCCGCTCGTGCATGGGCGCGTGGGTGATGTCCTTGCCTTTGAAAATGATTTGCCCCTGGGTGACTTCGTAGCCGGAAACGCCCATCAGGGTCATCAGCAGGGTGGTTTTGCCCGAGCCGTTGGGCCCGAAAAGAATGAAAGTCTCGCCGGAGTTGATGCTCAGGTCGATGCCCTTGAGCACCGGCGTGCCCTGAACCGAGACGTGCAGATCATGGATTTCAAGCATCGCTGTCCCCGTTTTCTCCAAGGTATTCCAGCACGTCGTAGTGCACATGGTCCAGAATGTGGGTCAACTGGGAGATGCACTCGTCGCCCACGGCCCGGCCCAGCAGATTGACGATGAAGGCCGCGCGCTTGGCGTTGACCAGGGCCGCGTAGCCCGGGTCCGTGCTGTAGGGAATGGCCCGGACAGCCTCGCTGAAGGCCGTCAGTTCCTCTTCGGTGACGTTTTTGATGGGCTGAGGCTCATTGTCGAGAAAGACCACGCCTTCCCGCAGCTCCAGCATGACCGCTTTGCCGTGCATATAGGCGATGCACACTTCCATATGGTACCCCTTGTAATGGCAATCCAGTCATGATTGCAAACTTGACCCGCGCTGTCCAGTCCGGCGCGGCGGAGCCGACGCATCCGCGCCCCGGCGACGGCGCGGGAAGGGCGGTTCGTTTGCCGTCATTTTTCGCGCAGCACGCCCAGTTTGCGCATTTGGGCCGCGAAGGCCTCCTGGGCCTCCTCACGCTTGTCGCCCGGAATGAAGCCGAGGGGGATAGTGATTTTTTCGCGGCCGTCAGGCTTGTTAAGGTAAATGCAGGCCTTGTTGCGCCGCATTTCAGCCTCAAGGATTTCCGCATAGGGGATGCTCACAGGGACGGACCACACGCCGGGCACGCATTCCAGGCGATCCTTGTACAGGGCGTAAACATGCATGTCCTGGCGGCGGCTGCCTCTGATCATGACGGCGATGCCCAGTCCGGCCATAAAGAAGGCCGAACCTGAGCCGCCTCCGATGGAGAGAAGATAGAAACCCAGGACCGTTCCAAGTGACAGCATAAGAAAACCCAGCAGGCGTTCGTCCGTGAATTTGTAGGCGGTCAGCGGCGTTTCAGCGGGCAGCGCGGACGTTGCAGGCGTCTTTTCCGAGGGCGCGGACGGCGTCGCAGGCGCGGAGGATCCCGTTTCCCGGCCGTTCGTTATCGGCTCGGCTGAGGGCGTGGACCCGGCGGGTTCTGTTTCTCCGGCTTGATGTATCCGGCCGAGCGGGGCCGCGGGCGCGGGCGTTTTCGGCGTGCCGCGCGCATAGCCCGCGAAGCGGATATCGTCTCTGCCTTGGAGGCAGCCGATCATGCAGACCAGCCCGATAGGCACAAAAAAGACGCTGCCCGCGGCTCCGACGATGCCTCCCACGGGATTGCCCCGGATCAGCATGATCACACCCGTCAGGGACGTCAGAAAAGCGAGCAGCATAACGGCCGCGAAGCCCTTGGTGAACAGGCTCCACCCATACTCCCCGCTCAGACTGAAGATGCCCGCGATCATGACCAGCAGATTGAGGATCAGGCCTGTCCAGATCTTTCCCATGACCTTTTTCATACGAAGAACTCCCCCTTTATTGCCGACGACGCGGCGTCACCGGAAAAGAGCGGCCGTCATGCCCCATCAGACAGACAGCCCAACGAAACCCCCAGGCTGTTATATACCCGAACCGGACAGCGGGGAAAGCCCCCGGCGCGAAGACTTGCGGGCCGCGCCGCCTTTGGGCTAGCATGATGTTACGGAGGCCTTTATGTACGTGATTACCGGCGGCGCGGGCTTTATCGGCAGCGCCCTGCTCTGGCAGTTGAACCATATGGATCTGGACGAAATCGTGGTGGTGGACAATCTGGCCAGCAGCGAGAAATGGCGTAATCTGGTCAAACGCCGCTATGTGGACTATCTGCACCGCGACCGTTTTTACGATATGTTGCAACGCGACGCCCTGCCCTGGAAGATCTCGGCCGTGGTCCACCTGGGGGCTTGTTCCTCCACCACCGAGCGCGACGCGGATTTCCTGATGGAAAACAATTTCCACTATAGCCGCGATCTCTGCCGCTACGCCCTGGACAAGGGCGCGCGCTTCATCAACGCCAGTTCGGCGGCCACCTACGGCGACGGCTCCCTCGGCTTCAGCGACGATCCGGCCCTGATCCCCCGGCTCGCGCCCCTGAACATGTACGGCTATTCCAAACAGCTCTTCGACCTCTGGCTGCTGCGCGAGAAGCTGTGCGGCGAGGTGGTCAGCCTGAAATTCTTCAATGTCTACGGCCCCAACGAATACCACAAGGGGTCCATGCAGAGCGTGGTGGTCAAGGCTCACCGCCAGATCCGGGAGCGCGGACGGCTGGCGCTGTTCAAATCCGATGTGCCGGGTCTGGCCGACGGCGAGCAGAAGCGCGATTTTGTCTACGTCAAGGACTGCACCGCGCTGATGGCCTGGCTGCTGGAGCGCGGGGACGTCAACGGCATCCACAACGTGGGCACGGGCGCGGCCCGCAGCTTCAACGAGCTGGGCCGGGCCGTGTTCGCCGCCCTGGGGCGGGAATGCCGCATCGACTACGTGGACATGCCCGAAACGCTGCGCGGCAAGTACCAGAATTACACCCGCGCCGACATGGGCTGGCTGGCCCGTGTGGACTGCCCTCTGGGTTTCACCTCGCTGGAAGAGGGCGCGGCCGACTATGTGCGCAATTATCTGGAAAAAGAGGATTCCTACCTCTAAGGCAATCGTCAAGTTCGTCGATATATAGAAGCGAGGCTGTCTGACATATGGTTGGTTCACGATTAAAAGAAAAATGTCCGGAGAGTGCGGCAGACCGGCCCGGCGGATGCTTTGCGCGCCGGGGTCTGTCCCCCCCTCCCGGCAGCGAGGAAAAGTATGCGCTTATCAATCGCGGGAAAGATCATCACATTTGTGGTCGTGGCCGTGGCCCTGTCCTGCACGGCAGTCCTTCTGACGACCATGCGCCTTCTGGAACCTCCCCTGGACGCCAGCATTGAGGGTACGACGCAACTGGCCAAAGCGGCCACGGACGCCACCTACAATGCCAACAGCGAAAAATTTCTGAAAGAAGCCCGGCTGATAGCCCAAAACCCCGAACTGATCGAGGCCGTGACGCGGCGCGATCACGCCGCTGCCGCCGCCATCGGCAAAGAGTTGATGGAAATGGCGGGATCGGAATTCATCACCATCACCGATGAGAAGGGCATGGTGGTGGCCCGGGGCCATTCCCCGAAATACGGCGACGACGTCAACAATCAGGAAACCGTGAGCGCGGGCCGCCAGGGAAAATCCGTGGTGGGCGTGGTGACCGGCACGGTGGTGCCGTTCACCCTGCGCGCCGGCGCGCCCCTGATGCGTGACGGCAAGGTGGCGGGCACCGTGGGCATCGGCATTTCCCTGACCAGCGAAGCCTATGTGGACAAGCTGAAAAAGGATACCGGCCTGGAAGCGACCATTTTCAGGGACGACGTTCGCGCCATGACCACCCTGATGCAGGACGGCAAGCGCCTGATCGGCACGCGGCTGCAAAACGCCGCCGTGTCCGAGGCCGTGCTGCAACGCGGGGAAACCGTCTCCGGCCGTCTGGAGCTTCTGGGCAGGCCCTTCAGCGTGGTCTACTGGCCTATCCTGAACATGGCGGGCAAGCCCGTGGGCATGTGGTTTACCGGCCAGCCGCTGGGTCATGTGGTCCAGGTGCGGCAGGAGGCTTTGCGCAACTCCCTGCTGGCCACGGCGGGCATCACCCTGGTCTTCGCGCTGGTGGCCTTTGCCATGGGCAGGCTGCTGGCCTCGCCCGTCAAGCGCATCA encodes:
- a CDS encoding ABC transporter ATP-binding protein, which gives rise to MLEIHDLHVSVQGTPVLKGIDLSINSGETFILFGPNGSGKTTLLMTLMGVSGYEVTQGQIIFKGKDITHAPMHERARLGIGMSFQRPPTIHGLPTGKLVELCGRGREMDIPAMARTVHFDQFLDRDVNAGFSGGEIKRSELLQLMAQRPDLLLFDEPESGVDLENMALVGKTVRQLLDGVPSACSATLRERERRRSTSGLIITHTGHILEYVNAHRGQVMYHGKLCCEARPREILDHIANHGYQECLRCLAGDMYGKIAEAPLL
- the rfaD gene encoding ADP-glyceromanno-heptose 6-epimerase; translated protein: MYVITGGAGFIGSALLWQLNHMDLDEIVVVDNLASSEKWRNLVKRRYVDYLHRDRFYDMLQRDALPWKISAVVHLGACSSTTERDADFLMENNFHYSRDLCRYALDKGARFINASSAATYGDGSLGFSDDPALIPRLAPLNMYGYSKQLFDLWLLREKLCGEVVSLKFFNVYGPNEYHKGSMQSVVVKAHRQIRERGRLALFKSDVPGLADGEQKRDFVYVKDCTALMAWLLERGDVNGIHNVGTGAARSFNELGRAVFAALGRECRIDYVDMPETLRGKYQNYTRADMGWLARVDCPLGFTSLEEGAADYVRNYLEKEDSYL
- a CDS encoding SufB/SufD family protein, whose amino-acid sequence is MSTVDLSRFSFSGGENAAPIDDLTRLPAEDRERLVLAGIDVNDRQVSGAFMQLNHAGVHCETRQEGLDLMDIRAALKKYDGLPQYYWQLLDPDKDDFTRMAHEHLNGGYFVRARKGVKLSEPVQSCMFIKGHGAGQSIHNIVVVEEGAELHILGGCATAHEARDSAHLGITEYYVEKGGKLTFTMIHNWGESTTVRPRSAGRVEAGGVFQNNYILLKPVGDLQMYPLMELAGSGAVARFNSVIVAPSGSYVDCGNRIELNAPDTRGEVISRVLTTGGTVINRGYIGAAAAPAKGHLECKGLIMGGGRIHAIPELNSNQDGVELSHEAAVGKIAQEEIEYLMARGLDEDEAASTIVRGFLNVEIMGLPAPLKKAMDEQISLLETGHAM
- a CDS encoding calcium-binding protein yields the protein MKTCINVFFYAKTDNTLYGGNGDDTLIALGDGNNLMYGDEMDGGTGNDLMIAGNGQNTMYGGEGSDFIVAGDGNNSIRGGTGKDTIYAGSGNDIVFGENGDDYIEVVGGENSISGGSGNDTIYAEGTKSKIYGDDGNDLITAVVEHSTILGGVGDDSIHIEGSSNSITDLIGNNVFQIVGSKDSIESGAGNDAISVEGDDNEIESGDNDDVIQVIGDTNKINSGDGNDVLIVKGINNSVSGGEGNDIIYIANDVNSIDGGNGFDIISYSQKDSGVTLSAAFWQGYTNVEGVIGTAHADQITGTDGDDYIEGGGGQDTLDGGVGYDTLGFAGASQGVDANLQTGVARLADNSSLGQFSNFEGIQGGAFNDTLAGDAGDNRIDGGAGDDFIAGGAGNDTLSGDVGQNTLDGGDGFDFADYSASNDAINVNFATGEISGGHADNDSLVSIEGVIGSAYDDTLAAGLQAVHFIGGAGDDLLISGMGADTLEGGAGVDAVSYAGSGSAVSVDLTRGGQGGSAEGDVYSGIEGVIGSAYNDTLTGDSGDNILAGGDGDDSIFGGSGNDTLVGGAGRDTLDGGEGTNALSYAGSDAAVWVDLGANACHGGHAEGDVIRNFERVIGSDFDDTLTGSNTVATTLDGGAGNDLFRASQAATSHLGGSGVDTVSYAQSDAGVRVDLTAGVGEGGWAQGDAYDNMEAVVGSQHSDTITGNASDNSLDGGDGDDSIIGVAGNNTLRGGAGDDTLRSGSGADVIDGGDGADVVDYSGTKGAVTVDLRMQSVSGGYGASDTLVSIEGVIGGTGNDILHGVNGASYLDGGGGNDTLYSHGSSSTLLGGDGNDFISVTGEGNVIDGGEGPDTLSYAEATSGRVIDLQGGGTQSVVPNSDTILNIEYVLGSDFGDTIRGNSSGNDTLYCGDGNDSIIASAAANKIDGGQGTDTVDYSLSDAGVTISLSSGRGSGGFAEGDTLSDIEVLIGSQYGDSLGGYAKSETIFAGAGNDTIRGSAGADYIDGGTGEDLVSYIASTSAVNVNLSTGTGWYGDAQGDTLVSIEHIIGTYYNDTLVGNADANGLVGGVGNDSLAGGDGDDILEGGAGADTLDGGEGTDIADYSRSTAGVTINLSTGTGRGGDAQGDRLISIEGIIGSDYNDSFIAGLSAASFAGGLGVDTLSYALSDSGVRVDLEAGTGSGGYAEGDTLSGIEQLIGSAFNDTLLGSVADELFDGGDGADSIDGRGGADTVSYAGATGAVNVDLLSGIGRGNIAEGDRLSNIEAVTGSRYNDTLAASDAGSTLMGGGGNNLYIAGAGADEINDSSGVDTVDYSRSTSAVNVNLATNTSQGGFAEGDRFLNMEAVTGSNYNDTLAGGSGTTLSGGAGDDLLIQTGLGAMKFDGGDGVDTVDFSALGKVYVNVGAGTAQVWGTGSAKYTDALNSVECMIGTAGIDTVDFNSSATGVDIDLGGGQLRNFEVVYGSTHDDTIIGSAANEQILGSLGADFLNGGAGTDTLSYASSTTGVTVNLATGTGLGGFAEGDTINGFEHVIGSSYGDLLISGAAAETLDGAGGKDTVDYSASTSAVNINLATNTSQGGFAEGDRFLNMEAVTGSNYNDTLAGGSGTTLSGGAGDDLLIQTGLGAMKFDGGDGVDTVDFSALGKVYVNVGAGTAQVWGTGSAKYTDALNSVECMIGTAGIDTVDFNSSATGVDIDLGGGQLRNFEVVYGSTHDDTIIGSAANEQILGSLGADFLNGGAGTDTLSYASSTTGVTVNLATGTGSGGFAEGDTINGFEHVIGSQYNDTLAGGASSETLEGGNGNDLFMGSAGADDLNGGNGIDTVDYSASTEAVNVNLATNTNHGGFAEGDTLYYIEAVTGSAYNDTLTGGGAVMLSGGAGDDMVVRAAGVGASLSGGEGQDTLDYSAFSSRVSLNLSIGTAYVYYSNTSNQYYLDTISSFEGVIGTSGNDTITGSTGDDVINARAGNDILNGGAGNDTLIGGVGYDTLTGGAGQDVFAFMGTNPGNDVITDFNAAEGDVLAIQTQNGIISMGYIDNASLGTGSFTDNNVLVFENGSNTYVYADMNGDGNYTASTDLAVTLAGVQEITVDNILYYSGL
- a CDS encoding AAA family ATPase yields the protein MTTLINELKSLQPAELDAGQVFSGKPSGTLVKGYAQPSAYTPAIDPSYIFHESSRDVIVWLLGPQEPLYVFGPTGCGKTSCIKQLAARINYPVFEVTGHGGQKFAFKGDPVGQAVQGIISGPQCASLHYGFGIARCGEGIGRLFAAALENSH